CTGCGAGATCATGCCGAGGATCACCAAGGTCACCACCAAGAAGGGCGATGCCGGGGACACCAGCCTGGGCAGCGGCCGTCGGGTTCCCAAGGACTCCCTGCGAACCACCGCCTACGGCACCGTCGACGAGCTCAACGCGGTGGTCGGCGTGGCGCTGGCGAGCGATCTGGACGAGCGTTTGAGGCC
The genomic region above belongs to Acidobacteriota bacterium and contains:
- a CDS encoding ATP:cob(I)alamin adenosyltransferase yields the protein MPRITKVTTKKGDAGDTSLGSGRRVPKDSLRTTAYGTVDELNAVVGVALASDLDERLRP